Sequence from the Deltaproteobacteria bacterium genome:
TCTCTGTTTTCAATTCAATTTAGTCTCCCAAACCACTTCTTCACTAAATTTGTCCTTGGATACTACTGCCAGTGACAAACCCGTTTACATCAGCGGCCTTCAGATCAACGGTCTCGCGGGGCCTTTGGTTATCAAAGGCTCTCAGCCCGTGATGCTGATTGATACCCATTTTGCTTGCACAGCAAACACCCCCTCACCCCAACCCTCTTCCGCGGGGGGAGAGGGAGGTTCCATCGGCATTCAACTCACCGGCAACGGACATCAAATCCTCGGCAGTGACATTTCAAATTGCGCCATCGGTGTGCAGGTGGAAGGAAATGCAACGACCATCCGCGATTCGCATATCGCCTGCTCCGCCAAATCGGGAGTTGGTATCAAGCTGACGGGTGATAGACACGCAATCAGCGATACTGAAACAAAAGATTGCAACATCGGTGTGCAGATCGATGGCAGTGACAACAGCCTTACACGAAACACCATCCACGATAACAACACCGGCGTTAAAATCGCGAACGGTTCCGGCAATTTCGTCGAGCGAAATATCATTTATAAGAATGACGCGAATGGAGACGGAGAATACAAACAAACCGAAGGCATCTTCCTCGCCGACGGCGTTAACGGGGGCGTTCTCCCTCCGGCAATTTTAAATATTTCCGGAAGCATCGCACAACAAGATGATCCGATTTTGACATACTCTTCCGACATTTCCTATCTTCCCGCCGAAGGAGAACCACCGGTTATGGCTTCGTTTCAATTTCAACTACCGTATCCGAAAGGGGAAATAGAGGTGGGGTTAACCGAGACACAATATGATCGGCAACAAAATGAAGATACGCGCAATAGGTATTCTTACCAACCCCGCGAATTTTACGCCTTCACCGTCAATTGTCTGGAACTTGAAAACTTGAGAACGGAATCACTCAGACACTTTTCATGCGATCTCCCCATGACCTCCGTACAAAAAAACCAAAAGGCCGTGATCCTCTTTCATCACCCTATTTTTGGAAGCACAAGCTACAGCGCCCGTGTCCTCCTCAACGGTCCATCCAGCATTCCTGCCGGACCCGTTTCCACCCCTGTTGAAACATCGGGATTAACCGGCGGTGTGGGCAATCTTCCTCCGCCCTTTTCCTCCGCAGAAACCGGCACATCGAAAGAAGAAAAATCCGGACAAGTTGGTAACTCCATGACAGGCGTGCAATTGGCTTCCGGA
This genomic interval carries:
- a CDS encoding right-handed parallel beta-helix repeat-containing protein is translated as MKNLFRFGLLSLILTLPSFVYPIDSVCDGVDIIPITDRNRSAIQTALTNYKIYSCLNNTAYCLCFQFNLVSQTTSSLNLSLDTTASDKPVYISGLQINGLAGPLVIKGSQPVMLIDTHFACTANTPSPQPSSAGGEGGSIGIQLTGNGHQILGSDISNCAIGVQVEGNATTIRDSHIACSAKSGVGIKLTGDRHAISDTETKDCNIGVQIDGSDNSLTRNTIHDNNTGVKIANGSGNFVERNIIYKNDANGDGEYKQTEGIFLADGVNGGVLPPAILNISGSIAQQDDPILTYSSDISYLPAEGEPPVMASFQFQLPYPKGEIEVGLTETQYDRQQNEDTRNRYSYQPREFYAFTVNCLELENLRTESLRHFSCDLPMTSVQKNQKAVILFHHPIFGSTSYSARVLLNGPSSIPAGPVSTPVETSGLTGGVGNLPPPFSSAETGTSKEEKSGQVGNSMTGVQLASGGLTTTGASGGLGGCGASLNPDQGGDSGAFLLLLFTSFTGLLVVRIRKTI